One bacterium genomic window carries:
- the cobT gene encoding nicotinate-nucleotide--dimethylbenzimidazole phosphoribosyltransferase: MEGRAVSASEVNRQRAAKLARERQQQLTKPAGSLGRLEAIAVQLAAIQQNPLPEARPAAALIFAADHPVTVHGVSAYPQEVTRSMLGNLARGGAAAAVLARTIGVPLTVLDVGVAGAPEKAVATPRHPVADHLRGDLRNDDAMSKETADLALNAGEDAVRALDDKTRILMLGEIGIGNTTAAAAVAAALLGQEASALVGPGTGVDGPGMKRKIAVVNDALARVATSGPAGPKDVLRRLGGPELAALVGAMRRACARDMTILVDGYSVSIAALVACRVEPEVREHLMFCHRSAEPGHEIVLRELNAEPLLELGMRLGEATGALAAFPLIEAACLLHSQMATFEEASVPTALPRTDPS; the protein is encoded by the coding sequence ATGGAAGGAAGGGCAGTGTCTGCCAGCGAAGTGAATCGCCAGCGGGCTGCGAAGCTTGCAAGAGAACGTCAGCAACAGCTGACCAAGCCTGCGGGTAGCCTCGGACGCCTGGAAGCCATTGCCGTACAGCTGGCTGCCATCCAACAGAACCCACTTCCCGAGGCGCGGCCTGCAGCTGCGTTGATTTTTGCGGCCGACCATCCGGTCACGGTCCACGGCGTCTCCGCCTACCCCCAGGAGGTGACCCGTTCGATGCTCGGCAACCTGGCGCGAGGAGGAGCAGCAGCCGCGGTTCTTGCGAGAACGATCGGAGTTCCATTGACGGTGCTGGATGTAGGCGTCGCAGGAGCCCCGGAGAAGGCGGTCGCAACGCCTCGACATCCGGTCGCGGACCACTTGCGAGGCGATCTGCGGAACGACGATGCCATGTCCAAAGAGACCGCAGACCTTGCCCTGAATGCAGGAGAAGACGCAGTCCGTGCGCTCGACGACAAGACCCGCATCTTGATGTTAGGCGAGATCGGCATCGGGAACACGACAGCCGCAGCGGCGGTTGCGGCTGCACTATTGGGCCAAGAGGCCTCCGCATTGGTCGGCCCCGGAACCGGCGTTGACGGACCAGGCATGAAGAGGAAAATCGCTGTCGTGAACGATGCGCTCGCCCGGGTCGCAACGAGCGGCCCTGCGGGGCCGAAGGACGTTCTTCGCCGCCTTGGAGGCCCGGAACTTGCGGCACTCGTCGGAGCGATGCGCCGAGCATGCGCACGCGACATGACCATCCTCGTCGATGGCTACTCGGTTTCGATTGCCGCCCTCGTGGCCTGCCGCGTCGAACCCGAAGTGCGCGAGCATCTGATGTTCTGCCACCGCTCCGCCGAGCCGGGGCACGAGATCGTCTTGCGGGAATTGAATGCGGAGCCGCTCCTCGAATTGGGGATGCGACTGGGAGAGGCCACCGGTGCCCTGGCCGCCTTCCCGTTGATCGAAGCCGCTTGTCTCCTGCACTCGCAGATGGCGACGTTCGAAGAAGCGTCCGTGCCTACCGCGCTGCCACGAACGGACCCCTCATGA
- a CDS encoding adenosylcobinamide-GDP ribazoletransferase, with the protein MSLPVRATRAAIAFLTRIPIGEAPVTDEESLWAPAYFPLVGAGLGLAAAMVHMSSFPLGAGPAAVISVAAGLLMTGAFHEDGLADTADALGGSLEDRERLLEILKDSRIGVFGASALVVSLALQFSLLTELGTGAPLGLVLAHSLSRIAPVWQLATLPYITPVETSRSSEVATSGPTQAWRATWIGMGLLVADLLFTKLSLATALGIVGSLFGLGLLSAWRYQERAGGVCGDFLGATQQLGQVAVLAVLVLDGSLRG; encoded by the coding sequence ATGAGCCTGCCCGTTCGGGCAACCCGCGCCGCCATCGCCTTCTTGACCCGCATCCCGATCGGCGAGGCGCCGGTCACCGACGAGGAATCGCTCTGGGCGCCCGCGTATTTCCCTCTCGTCGGTGCTGGCCTGGGGTTGGCGGCAGCGATGGTCCATATGTCGAGCTTCCCCTTGGGAGCGGGACCCGCCGCAGTCATCTCCGTGGCTGCCGGCCTGCTCATGACAGGGGCGTTCCACGAAGACGGCCTTGCGGACACGGCAGATGCACTCGGAGGCTCGCTCGAGGATCGGGAACGCCTGCTCGAAATCCTGAAGGACAGCCGGATCGGTGTGTTCGGAGCCTCGGCTCTCGTCGTCAGCCTGGCCCTGCAGTTTTCGTTGCTCACAGAGTTGGGAACGGGCGCGCCACTGGGCCTGGTTCTCGCCCACTCCCTCTCCCGGATCGCACCCGTCTGGCAACTCGCGACCCTTCCGTACATCACGCCAGTCGAAACTTCCCGAAGTTCGGAGGTGGCGACGAGTGGCCCGACACAAGCCTGGCGGGCAACGTGGATCGGCATGGGCCTGCTCGTCGCCGACTTGCTCTTCACCAAGCTCTCGCTTGCAACGGCCCTTGGCATCGTCGGGAGCCTGTTCGGCTTGGGGCTGCTTTCCGCCTGGCGCTACCAAGAGCGTGCCGGCGGAGTGTGTGGTGATTTTCTCGGTGCGACCCAACAGCTCGGCCAGGTAGCGGTACTCGCCGTCCTCGTGCTCGATGGGAGCCTCCGGGGTTGA
- a CDS encoding phosphoglycerate mutase: MTLLVARHAQVEAAGLCYGRHDVPTRQGPDSAAREIFQTLGEHRTRIAAVWSSPAKRCRLPAETLAGLLDVPVRLSDDLQELDYGQWEGQRWDILERDDSERLKQWLDAWQTEAPPDGERVVDLERRVRRWLEANGTGQLIVAHAGVIRALSVILRDLSWEEAMAREIEHLKVEIFEGSD, translated from the coding sequence TTGACGCTCCTGGTCGCGCGGCACGCGCAGGTCGAAGCCGCCGGCCTCTGCTACGGCCGCCACGACGTACCGACGCGCCAAGGCCCTGACTCAGCGGCCCGGGAGATCTTCCAGACCCTGGGTGAGCATCGCACGCGGATCGCTGCAGTCTGGTCTTCACCGGCGAAGCGTTGCCGCCTTCCAGCAGAAACCCTTGCTGGTCTCCTCGACGTCCCTGTTCGCCTCTCCGACGATCTCCAGGAACTCGACTACGGCCAGTGGGAAGGCCAGCGCTGGGACATCCTCGAGCGCGACGACAGCGAACGATTGAAGCAGTGGCTGGACGCTTGGCAGACCGAGGCGCCACCAGACGGTGAAAGGGTCGTCGATCTAGAACGACGGGTTCGCCGCTGGCTCGAAGCCAACGGAACGGGCCAACTCATCGTGGCTCATGCCGGAGTGATCCGAGCACTCTCCGTGATCCTTCGAGACCTTTCCTGGGAAGAAGCCATGGCGCGAGAAATCGAGCACCTGAAGGTCGAGATCTTCGAAGGATCCGATTAG
- the bluB gene encoding 5,6-dimethylbenzimidazole synthase, with translation MDIYEAIRSRRDVRKFRSDEVADHILERILQAGHQAPSVGFSQPWRFLLIRSLDTRKAVRRLFDEANERASAAYTGERRKLYDSFKLEGILEAPLNLCVLCDRRTAEPTLGAQSIPETDVFSTCLAIENLWLAARAEGVGIGWVSIVEPKALRSLLELPDGVEIVGYLCVGYPEAFLERPLLEKVGWRDRMPLEEIVYEERFESKPPQRRKPS, from the coding sequence ATGGACATCTACGAGGCCATTCGCAGTCGACGTGACGTCCGCAAGTTCCGCTCGGATGAGGTCGCCGACCACATCTTGGAGAGGATCCTCCAGGCCGGGCACCAGGCGCCCTCCGTGGGCTTCTCCCAACCCTGGCGCTTCCTGTTGATTCGCAGCCTCGATACCCGCAAAGCCGTACGGCGTCTCTTCGACGAAGCCAACGAACGGGCGAGTGCCGCCTACACAGGGGAGCGTCGCAAGCTCTATGACAGTTTCAAGCTGGAAGGCATCCTCGAAGCACCACTGAATCTCTGCGTGCTATGCGATCGGCGCACGGCGGAGCCGACGCTCGGAGCCCAGTCGATTCCGGAAACGGACGTGTTCAGCACCTGCCTCGCGATCGAGAACCTGTGGCTGGCCGCCCGTGCCGAAGGCGTGGGCATCGGCTGGGTCAGCATCGTCGAGCCAAAGGCCCTCCGCAGCCTGCTCGAACTCCCCGACGGCGTGGAGATCGTGGGCTACCTCTGCGTCGGCTACCCGGAAGCCTTTCTCGAACGCCCCTTGCTCGAGAAAGTGGGATGGCGCGATCGCATGCCGCTCGAAGAGATCGTGTACGAGGAGCGCTTCGAATCGAAACCCCCTCAGCGCAGGAAGCCGAGCTGA
- a CDS encoding TonB-dependent receptor, protein MRGKPPMDPGVAAIPGKRNLGRDGMRGSWRIWNHCGVVLLSVVVANGAWAEEPIATPEEPIIEVPPVRVEGRRLLEPRFRGSDARTVIEREEIEAQEPQALVDLLRQRAGVEVRSSGGPGKATSVSIRGSNSNQVRVLVDGVLVGSSTLGSYDWANLSSHDIERVEILRGPQTTIFGASAMGGVIQIFTRKPEPGISASARAGYGNLGHRTGAVSVSGGTESGIWASFAMEHTTINGVSAVIPDPEPDSSPETDPFRDTSTSAQISVPVGRGRARFFWRRADAQTELDNFSSDNESFDQDTRQRSMGVDWQHPVTDTWETRLLLAQHDDRIVGEDPIFAFNNYDIESKRRQLVWTNDVVWGNFSFLGGVDLEKERAVNEAVDIREGTRRTGLFGQLRYDNERVGASMGVRREWNNRSDDKWTYQLGGRVTLLEGLDLLANFGTAFRPPTLNELFFMDAFSSGNRDLVPETSRGGDLGLRWTGVCESGFRWNADVRAFHQSYEDLIQFRDRGDFFFVAENVERARMSGAEVSFRFDWKSLWISTSYTRLRTRDTEGFHLARRARNFGRLSVGGEWWDRFRAEVILHAVGRSFSSSRNRLPIKGYWTADVHLSAEITSYLTARLAVRNLTNHGYEEVWGRGTLPRNAFFSLEVAY, encoded by the coding sequence ATGCGTGGGAAACCCCCGATGGATCCAGGCGTCGCGGCCATTCCCGGGAAGCGCAACCTCGGGAGAGATGGGATGCGTGGGTCTTGGAGAATCTGGAATCATTGCGGCGTCGTACTTCTCAGCGTCGTCGTAGCAAACGGCGCCTGGGCGGAGGAGCCGATCGCGACTCCGGAAGAACCGATCATCGAAGTGCCCCCGGTCCGCGTCGAGGGGCGGCGGCTGCTCGAGCCTCGTTTCAGGGGTAGCGATGCACGAACGGTCATCGAGCGCGAAGAGATCGAGGCCCAGGAGCCTCAAGCGCTGGTCGACCTGCTTCGCCAGCGCGCGGGCGTCGAAGTCCGGTCGAGCGGCGGGCCGGGCAAGGCCACATCCGTCTCGATCCGCGGTTCCAATTCGAATCAGGTCCGCGTGCTCGTCGACGGAGTCCTGGTCGGTTCTTCGACATTGGGTTCTTACGACTGGGCCAACCTGTCGTCCCATGACATCGAGCGCGTCGAAATCCTGCGCGGGCCTCAAACGACCATCTTCGGCGCGAGCGCGATGGGAGGCGTGATCCAGATCTTCACGCGCAAGCCGGAACCTGGGATTTCGGCTTCGGCCAGGGCCGGCTACGGCAACCTCGGGCACCGAACGGGGGCGGTCAGCGTCTCCGGAGGGACCGAGTCCGGCATTTGGGCCTCGTTCGCCATGGAACACACCACGATCAATGGTGTCTCCGCAGTCATTCCGGATCCTGAACCGGATTCCAGCCCAGAGACCGATCCGTTTCGCGACACCTCCACCTCGGCACAGATCTCGGTACCGGTGGGCAGAGGCCGGGCTCGATTCTTCTGGCGGCGCGCGGATGCCCAGACCGAGCTCGACAATTTCTCGTCGGACAACGAATCCTTCGATCAAGATACCCGCCAGCGGAGCATGGGTGTCGACTGGCAGCATCCGGTCACGGACACATGGGAGACACGCCTGCTGCTGGCCCAACACGACGATCGGATCGTCGGTGAGGATCCGATCTTCGCGTTCAACAACTACGACATCGAATCCAAGCGGAGGCAGCTCGTATGGACCAACGACGTGGTCTGGGGCAATTTCAGCTTTCTCGGCGGGGTCGACCTGGAGAAGGAGCGGGCCGTCAACGAAGCGGTCGACATCCGCGAAGGCACACGCCGAACGGGCCTGTTTGGCCAGCTCCGCTACGACAATGAGCGGGTGGGCGCTTCGATGGGCGTGCGACGCGAGTGGAACAACCGCAGTGACGACAAATGGACCTACCAGCTTGGAGGTCGCGTCACGTTGCTAGAGGGCCTCGATCTGCTGGCCAATTTCGGGACGGCCTTCCGGCCGCCGACCTTGAACGAGTTGTTCTTCATGGACGCGTTTTCGTCTGGGAACCGCGATCTCGTGCCCGAAACCTCCCGTGGCGGCGATCTTGGCCTGCGCTGGACCGGCGTCTGCGAAAGTGGTTTCCGCTGGAACGCCGACGTTCGCGCCTTTCATCAGTCGTACGAAGACCTGATCCAGTTTCGAGACCGGGGCGACTTCTTCTTCGTCGCGGAGAATGTCGAACGAGCGCGCATGAGCGGCGCGGAGGTGAGCTTCCGATTCGATTGGAAATCGCTCTGGATCTCGACCAGCTACACGCGGCTGCGCACTCGCGACACGGAGGGTTTCCATCTGGCCCGCCGAGCGCGCAACTTCGGTCGCCTCTCGGTGGGCGGAGAATGGTGGGATCGCTTCCGTGCCGAAGTGATTCTGCATGCCGTCGGGAGGAGCTTCAGCAGCTCGCGAAATCGGCTTCCGATCAAGGGCTATTGGACGGCCGATGTGCACCTGAGTGCGGAAATCACCTCCTACCTCACGGCACGCCTCGCGGTGCGGAACCTGACGAACCATGGCTACGAAGAAGTCTGGGGCCGTGGCACCCTGCCCCGAAACGCCTTCTTCAGCCTCGAAGTGGCCTACTGA
- a CDS encoding cobalamin-binding protein, with product MRTARFALALLFLVASPGFAEERILALAPHVVETLYAVGAGPEIVGAVSFSDYPDEAKALPRVGNYRKVTVEAAIRLRPTLAIAMDDGVIGLDKLRELGIRVEVSHPTTVLGVADDIVRLGKMTGHGAEAMRVADSIRKRLEILRNRRRKPMPRVFYEIWHDPLVTAGGGGFISSALLEIGARNIFEDLSADSPRVSIEAVLRAKPDVLVIPDEARNVGERARTWRELMEKPDQIVVRADHDLLHRPGPRLIDGMELLQRDLHTALDHATTTP from the coding sequence GTGAGGACAGCGCGGTTCGCGCTCGCCTTGCTCTTCCTCGTCGCATCGCCCGGCTTCGCCGAAGAACGCATCCTGGCTCTGGCACCGCACGTCGTAGAGACCCTCTACGCCGTCGGTGCCGGGCCGGAGATCGTCGGAGCGGTTTCGTTCAGCGACTACCCGGATGAGGCCAAGGCGCTCCCCCGGGTGGGCAACTATCGGAAGGTCACCGTAGAAGCCGCCATCCGCTTGCGGCCGACGCTCGCCATCGCGATGGACGACGGTGTCATCGGCCTGGACAAGCTTCGGGAGCTCGGCATTCGCGTCGAGGTTTCCCATCCGACGACCGTCCTGGGCGTCGCGGATGATATCGTCCGGCTGGGCAAGATGACGGGGCACGGTGCAGAGGCCATGCGGGTGGCCGATTCGATTCGCAAACGACTGGAGATCCTGCGCAACCGACGGCGGAAACCCATGCCGCGTGTGTTCTACGAAATCTGGCACGATCCCCTCGTCACAGCCGGAGGCGGTGGCTTCATTTCGAGCGCGCTTCTCGAGATCGGAGCGCGGAACATCTTCGAGGATCTTTCTGCAGATAGTCCGAGGGTCAGCATCGAGGCCGTCCTTCGCGCGAAGCCCGACGTCCTGGTCATTCCAGACGAAGCGCGGAATGTCGGCGAGCGGGCTCGGACCTGGCGAGAGCTGATGGAAAAACCCGACCAGATCGTCGTCCGGGCCGATCACGATCTCCTCCACCGACCCGGCCCGCGCCTGATCGACGGGATGGAGCTCTTGCAGCGCGATCTTCATACCGCGCTCGACCACGCGACGACCACGCCATGA
- a CDS encoding cobyric acid synthase, protein MSDALMILGTASGVGKSLLTAGLCRLVHRAGIRVAPFKPQNMSNNAAACPGGGEIGRAQALQALACGLEPRVDMNPVLIKPEGDQKAQLILLGKPHGTLWASRFRQDREVLLPEVLAAFDRLRSEFDFVWIEGAGSPSEPNLREGDIANFGFAEAADVDAWLIGDIDRGGVFAALLGSLAALDERDRARIRALVINRFRGNLELLGGALGWLEERCALPLLGVVPMIEDLCLPEEDAPFSSANWSPGDAPRGKVVAVQYPTASNLSDLDALSLVSDLDVRITRNPDELRGADLIVLPGSKAVRRDLGWLRQHGFVENIEKHIRYGGRVLGICGGLQMLGSSIDDPEGLEGGGSSAGLDWLPIRTELLAEKHVAPVEFEVSWPERGKVVGYEIHHGATTRSRAEPPFHATSEDGRILGTYVHGLFDHAPYRDAVLRAWFGAGLVATEELSERWERDLDRLADVLAESLDLSDLETRLGVTLT, encoded by the coding sequence ATGAGCGATGCGCTGATGATCCTCGGGACGGCCTCCGGCGTCGGGAAGTCGCTGCTGACGGCCGGCCTATGCAGGCTCGTTCACCGCGCGGGCATCCGCGTCGCACCCTTCAAGCCCCAGAACATGAGCAACAATGCGGCCGCATGCCCGGGCGGCGGCGAGATCGGTCGCGCCCAGGCGTTGCAGGCCCTGGCTTGCGGGCTGGAACCCCGCGTCGACATGAATCCTGTACTGATCAAGCCCGAGGGCGATCAGAAGGCGCAGCTCATCCTGCTCGGCAAGCCACACGGCACGCTCTGGGCTTCTCGCTTCAGACAAGACCGCGAGGTTCTCCTTCCGGAAGTACTGGCCGCCTTCGACCGCCTGCGCTCCGAGTTCGACTTCGTCTGGATCGAGGGGGCCGGCTCACCCTCCGAGCCGAACCTCCGAGAAGGAGACATCGCCAACTTCGGTTTCGCGGAAGCCGCGGATGTGGACGCCTGGCTGATTGGAGACATCGACCGTGGCGGCGTATTCGCCGCCTTGTTGGGCTCTCTTGCGGCCCTCGATGAACGGGATCGCGCACGAATCCGGGCACTCGTCATCAATCGTTTTCGCGGGAACCTGGAACTCCTGGGTGGGGCCCTGGGTTGGTTGGAGGAGCGATGCGCCCTCCCCCTGCTCGGGGTGGTTCCGATGATCGAGGATCTCTGTCTCCCGGAAGAAGACGCCCCCTTTTCCTCCGCCAATTGGAGCCCGGGCGACGCGCCGAGAGGAAAGGTCGTCGCCGTGCAGTACCCGACCGCCAGCAACCTCAGCGATCTGGATGCACTCTCCCTGGTTTCGGACCTGGACGTGAGAATCACCCGCAATCCGGACGAACTGAGGGGAGCCGATCTGATCGTCCTGCCCGGCTCCAAGGCCGTCCGGCGCGATCTCGGTTGGCTCCGCCAACACGGATTCGTCGAAAACATCGAGAAGCACATCCGCTACGGCGGACGCGTGCTGGGGATCTGCGGCGGCTTGCAGATGCTGGGCTCATCCATCGACGATCCGGAAGGACTCGAAGGCGGAGGCTCCTCCGCCGGTCTCGACTGGCTCCCGATCCGCACGGAACTCCTCGCCGAAAAACACGTCGCGCCCGTCGAATTCGAGGTTTCCTGGCCCGAGCGCGGGAAAGTCGTCGGCTACGAGATTCATCACGGCGCCACCACCCGCAGTCGCGCGGAGCCGCCATTTCACGCAACCTCCGAGGACGGTCGCATCCTCGGCACCTACGTCCATGGGCTCTTCGATCACGCACCCTATCGCGATGCCGTGCTTCGCGCGTGGTTCGGCGCCGGGCTGGTCGCAACGGAAGAACTCTCCGAGCGTTGGGAACGCGATCTCGACCGGCTTGCGGACGTGCTCGCCGAAAGCCTCGACCTCTCGGACCTGGAGACGCGGCTCGGAGTAACGCTCACGTGA
- the cobU gene encoding bifunctional adenosylcobinamide kinase/adenosylcobinamide-phosphate guanylyltransferase — protein MPLTLLLGGARSGKSRRAEELAFAHEGPVIYVATAPEIPEDPEWTTRIAAHRERRPTSWTTHETPLELVETLRTECREDAFVLVDCLTLWLSNWLHAGNTAIEAAEALEEILPELPGRIVIVSNEVGSGVVPASTSGRRFRDAQGVLNQRVAALAENVELMVAGIPLAVKGR, from the coding sequence ATGCCCTTGACGCTTCTGCTAGGCGGCGCCCGAAGCGGCAAGAGCCGGCGCGCCGAAGAACTCGCCTTCGCCCACGAAGGCCCGGTCATCTACGTGGCAACGGCACCGGAGATTCCGGAGGACCCGGAATGGACGACCCGCATTGCCGCACACCGAGAGCGACGACCGACCTCATGGACGACCCACGAAACCCCGCTCGAACTCGTCGAAACCCTGCGTACCGAATGCCGTGAGGATGCGTTCGTCCTGGTCGATTGCCTCACCCTCTGGCTCTCCAACTGGCTGCACGCCGGAAACACTGCAATCGAGGCAGCCGAAGCGCTCGAAGAAATCCTGCCCGAGCTGCCCGGCCGGATCGTGATCGTTTCGAACGAGGTGGGGAGCGGCGTGGTTCCGGCCAGCACCTCCGGGAGACGATTCAGGGATGCCCAGGGCGTGCTCAACCAACGCGTCGCGGCTCTCGCAGAGAACGTCGAGCTGATGGTCGCTGGGATCCCACTCGCGGTGAAAGGCCGTTGA
- a CDS encoding iron chelate uptake ABC transporter family permease subunit — MQSPWSRLVLVALFAAGSVALGLAMGERWIDPFGSGSTMDAVILESLRWPRVMSAAAVGALLAMSGAWLQTLVGNPLAEPYILGVAGSGSVGAIIAIALVGGAIAPAIGAFLGAVVGTLAVLPFVRLGPTRLLLAGVVLAALWGAMVALALSQLGDPELRRAVQWMLGDLGSNPLPNWLLYGAGALALAIGVALGRDLDRLALGEVHAATLGTSVAWLRLVLVLLASATTGLAVAAAGTVGFVGLIVPHAVRLLIGSPHRFLLPASALCGAGLLVLADATARAIVAPAELPVGVMTALLGVPTFLWLLVRRSQWSS; from the coding sequence ATGCAAAGCCCGTGGAGCCGCCTCGTGCTGGTAGCCCTCTTCGCTGCAGGGAGTGTGGCACTGGGCCTCGCCATGGGGGAGCGCTGGATCGATCCCTTCGGCTCCGGCTCGACGATGGATGCGGTGATCCTCGAATCCCTGCGCTGGCCTCGCGTGATGAGCGCCGCCGCCGTGGGCGCGCTCCTGGCCATGTCGGGGGCATGGCTGCAGACGCTCGTCGGCAACCCCTTGGCCGAGCCCTACATCCTGGGCGTCGCGGGGAGTGGCTCGGTCGGGGCCATCATCGCGATCGCTCTCGTCGGAGGCGCCATCGCGCCGGCGATCGGCGCCTTCCTGGGCGCGGTGGTCGGAACGCTCGCGGTACTCCCCTTCGTGCGGCTCGGCCCTACCCGTCTGCTGCTGGCTGGAGTGGTGCTGGCGGCCCTCTGGGGTGCCATGGTGGCGCTCGCGCTCTCGCAACTGGGAGACCCGGAATTGCGCAGGGCCGTCCAGTGGATGCTAGGCGATCTGGGATCGAACCCGCTTCCGAACTGGCTCCTGTATGGCGCAGGGGCGCTGGCCCTCGCGATCGGCGTTGCCCTCGGGCGGGATCTGGACCGGCTCGCACTGGGTGAGGTTCACGCCGCGACCCTGGGCACGTCGGTAGCCTGGCTGCGGCTCGTCCTCGTCTTGCTCGCTTCGGCAACGACCGGCCTGGCTGTCGCCGCCGCAGGGACCGTCGGATTCGTCGGCCTCATCGTTCCGCATGCCGTGCGCCTGCTGATCGGCTCCCCACACAGGTTCCTGCTGCCGGCCTCGGCCCTTTGCGGCGCGGGCCTGCTGGTGCTGGCAGACGCCACAGCCCGCGCCATCGTCGCACCGGCGGAGCTTCCGGTCGGGGTCATGACGGCGCTGCTAGGCGTACCGACGTTCCTCTGGCTGCTGGTACGGAGAAGCCAATGGAGCTCTTGA
- a CDS encoding ABC transporter ATP-binding protein produces the protein MELLTHGLELRRGDAVLILDLDMAVGPGEIWAVLGPNGSGKSTLLLALAGVLRPTAGEVLLDGKRLSRWLPTERGQRIAWQGSLPSAEFGFKVHERLELVPSRTRKVNDALERLDLGPLAERRLFELSAGERQRVELAALWLRDAPVWLLDEPTTHLDLRHQVSCLDLLREEAGNGRSLVVVLHDLTQAHAIADQALLLRADETHETGPAVELLLPEKLEPVFGTRLHVAQGQEESALLPAYHSRDLRRSPE, from the coding sequence ATGGAGCTCTTGACCCATGGCCTCGAACTTCGACGGGGAGACGCGGTACTGATCCTCGACCTCGACATGGCTGTCGGGCCGGGGGAGATCTGGGCTGTCCTGGGGCCGAACGGATCGGGCAAATCGACCCTTCTGCTCGCTCTTGCCGGCGTACTCCGCCCTACGGCGGGCGAAGTGCTCCTCGATGGAAAACGCCTCAGCCGTTGGTTGCCCACCGAGCGAGGCCAACGGATCGCTTGGCAGGGGAGCCTGCCGAGTGCCGAATTCGGCTTCAAGGTTCACGAACGCCTCGAGCTCGTACCGAGCCGAACGCGTAAGGTGAACGACGCACTCGAAAGGCTCGACCTCGGCCCCCTCGCAGAGCGTCGGCTCTTTGAACTCTCGGCGGGTGAACGTCAGCGCGTCGAACTCGCGGCCTTGTGGCTACGCGACGCACCGGTCTGGCTCCTGGACGAGCCGACGACGCATCTCGACCTGCGCCATCAAGTCTCTTGCCTCGATCTCCTGAGGGAGGAAGCCGGGAATGGACGCTCCCTCGTCGTCGTCCTGCACGATCTGACCCAGGCGCACGCGATCGCGGATCAGGCACTGCTGCTGCGGGCGGACGAGACCCACGAGACGGGCCCGGCCGTGGAGTTGCTTCTCCCCGAGAAGTTGGAGCCGGTCTTCGGAACCCGTTTGCATGTGGCACAAGGCCAGGAAGAAAGCGCCCTGCTTCCGGCCTATCATTCCCGCGATCTGCGAAGGAGCCCCGAATGA
- the cobO gene encoding cob(I)yrinic acid a,c-diamide adenosyltransferase codes for MTDQNDDQYKERMARRKTKIDERIAKSDEDRGVLVVLTGNGKGKSSSAFGMVARCLGYEMPCAIVYFIKSRETGELLLFRDLPGVEVHLMGEGFTWETQDKERDQKAAARAWEISAKHLQDPEISLVVLDELCIALSKGMLELPPVLEALRNRPHDQHVVITGRGAPKELIDLADTVSDVRTVKHAFQAGVKAQRGIEL; via the coding sequence ATGACGGATCAGAACGACGACCAATACAAGGAGCGAATGGCTCGACGCAAAACGAAGATCGACGAGCGCATCGCGAAGTCCGACGAAGATCGCGGGGTACTCGTCGTTCTGACGGGCAATGGGAAGGGCAAGAGCAGCTCTGCGTTCGGGATGGTTGCCCGTTGCCTCGGCTACGAGATGCCGTGCGCGATCGTCTACTTCATCAAATCGCGAGAGACCGGAGAACTCCTGCTATTTCGCGATCTGCCGGGGGTCGAGGTCCACCTGATGGGCGAGGGCTTCACCTGGGAGACGCAGGACAAGGAACGGGACCAGAAGGCTGCTGCCCGCGCCTGGGAGATCTCTGCGAAGCACCTCCAGGATCCGGAGATCTCATTGGTCGTGCTCGACGAACTCTGCATCGCCCTTTCCAAGGGCATGCTCGAACTTCCACCCGTCCTCGAGGCGCTCCGCAACCGGCCACACGATCAACACGTGGTCATCACGGGTCGAGGTGCACCCAAAGAGCTGATCGATCTCGCAGATACCGTGAGCGATGTCCGAACCGTGAAGCACGCCTTCCAGGCCGGAGTGAAGGCGCAGCGCGGGATCGAGTTGTAA